One Melanotaenia boesemani isolate fMelBoe1 chromosome 8, fMelBoe1.pri, whole genome shotgun sequence DNA segment encodes these proteins:
- the dpydb gene encoding dihydropyrimidine dehydrogenase [NADP(+)] codes for MMLSKDLPDIESILALNPRVRSHAQIMSTANKKKEKKHWMRNPERNCDSCVKLENNFDDIKHTTLSERGALREALRCLKCADAPCQKSCPTNLDIKSFITSISNKNYYGAARAILSDNPLGLTCGMVCPTSELCVGGCNLYASEEGPINIGGLQQFATEVFSKMGIPQIRNPELPPANEMPTSYHAPIALIGCGPASVSCASFLARLGYDNITIFEKQKYTGGLSTSEIPQFRLPYEVVQFEINLMKDLGVKVVCEKGLGVNGMTLRSLKEEGFKAVFIGIGLPQANRAKIFQGLTVDQGFFTSKDFLPMVASASKKGMCQCRSSLPELKGVVIVLGAGDTAFDCATSALRCGAKRVYVCFRKGFTNIRAVPEEMELAKEEQCEFLPFLSPREVIMKNGRVAGLQFCRTEQTNEGDWLEDEDQIVRLKADYIISAFGSMLNEPQVTEAMAPVKLTRWGTPEVNTDTMQTSEPWVFAGGDIAGLANTTVESVNDGKQASWHIHRYIQSLHGQTVDTVPKLPLFYSAIDQVDISVEVCGIKFPNPFGLASAPPTTSTAMIRRAFEQGWGFALTKTFGLDKDLVTNVSPRIVRGTTSGHVYGPGQGSFLNIELISEKTAAYWCQSVTELKKDFPKNVVISSIMCSYNKEDWTELAKMAEVSGADALELNLSCPHGMGERGMGLACGQDPVLVRNICRWVRAAISIPFFAKLTPNVTNIVDIAKAAHEGGASGVTATNTVSGLMGLKADGSPWPSVGGSKRTTYGGVSGNAIRPIALKAVAAIAKAIPGFPILATGGIDSAETGLQFLHAGASVLQVCSAVQNQDFTLIEDYCLGLKALLYLKSLDLKDWDGQSPPTERHQKGKPVPKLEDLVGKSLPSFGPYLQERTEAIAKYKKQLRDIGKGDSADANISQNNKPKRPVPAVKDVIARALRHIGAYQELDNIEQVQALIDEDMCINCGKCYMTCNDSGYQAIQFDPETHLPFVTDSCTGCTLCFSVCPIIDCIQMVTRTTPHVPKRGIPISPIC; via the exons ATGATGTTGAGTAAAGATCTTCCAGACATTGAG agcatCCTGGCTCTTAATCCAAGAGTTAGGAGTCACGCTCAGATCATGTccacagcaaataaaaagaaggaaaagaagcaCTGGATGCGAAACCCTGAAAGGAACTGCGAT TCTTGTGTAAAGCTGGAGAACAACTTCGATGATATCAAGCACACAACGCTGAGCGAGAGAGGAGCTCTGCGAGAAgcactgag gTGTCTAAAATGTGCTGATGCTCCCTGTCAGAAGAGCTGCCCAACAAACCTGGACATCAAGTCATTTATTACAAGTATCTCTAACAAG AACTACTATGGAGCAGCTCGGGCTATTTTATCCGACAACCCTCTGGGTTTGACCTGTGGAATGGTTTGTCCCACATCAGAGCTTTGTGTCGGGGGCTGCAACCTGTATGCCTCTGAAGAAGGACCCATTAACATTGGAGGGTTGCAGCAGTTTGCTACAGAG gtgtTTAGTAAAATGGGCATCCCACAGATCAGGAATCCTGAACTCCCACCAGCTAATGAGATGCCAACATCTTACCATGCCCCGATCGCTCTGATCGGCTGTGGTCCAGCATCAGTCAGCTGTGCCTCTTTCTTGGCCCGTCTTGGATACGATAACATCACTATATTTGAGAAGCAGAAATACACCGGGGGGCTGAG CACGTCAGAAATCCCTCAGTTTCGCCTTCCATATGAGGTTGTCCAGTTTGAGATAAATTTGATGAAGGACTTGGGAGTCAAG GTAGTTTGTGAGAAAGGTTTAGGTGTTAATGGCATGACTCTGAGGTCCCTAAAGGAGGAAGGATTTAAGGCTGTTTTCATTGGAATTG GTCTCCCACAGGCCAACAGGGCAAAAATCTTCCAAGGATTAACTGTGGATCAAGGCTTCTTCACTTCTAAAGATTTCCTGCCTATGGTGGCGTCTGCCAGCAAGAAAG GCATGTGTCAGTGCCGCTCTTCTCTCCCAGAGCTGAAGGGAGTAGTGATAGTTTTGGGGGCCGGTGACACTGCTTTCGACTGTGCCACCTCAGCTCTTCGCTGTGGAGCCAAGAGAGTGTACGTCTGCTTCAGAAAGGGATTCACCAACATCAGGGCCGTTCCTGAGGAG ATGGAGTTGGCTAAGGAGGAGCAGTGCGAGTTCCTGCCCTTCCTGTCTCCTCGTGAGGTCATCATGAAAAATGGTAGGGTTGCCGGGTTACAGTTCTGCCGCACTGAGCAGACAAACGAAGGTGACTGGCTGGAAGATGAGGACCAGATTGTCAGGCTGAAGGCTGATTACATCATCAGTGCTTTTGGGTCCATGTTGAATGAGCCTCAGG TGACTGAAGCAATGGCGCCTGTGAAGCTGACCCGCTGGGGTACTCCAGAGGTGAACACAGACACAATGCAGACCAGTGAGCCCTGGGTGTTTGCTGGAGGAGACATCGCTGGTTTGGCAAACACCACTGTGGAGTCTGTGAATGATGGCAAACAGGCCTCATGGCACATCCACAGATACATACAG TCTCTTCATGGACAGACAGTGGACACAGTCCCTAAACTCCCGTTATTTTACAGTGCGATAGATCAGGTGGATATCAGCGTTGAAGTTTGTGGAATAAAGTTTCCAAATCCATTTGGCCTGGCCTCTGCTCCTCCCACCACCAGTACAGCTATGATCAGAAGAGCATTTGAACAAGGATGGGGCTTTGCTCTGACCAAGACATTTGGACTTGATAAG GACCTGGTGACCAATGTGTCTCCTCGTATTGTGCGTGGTACCACCTCAGGTCATGTGTATGGACCTGGTCAGGGCTCCTTCCTCAACATTGAGCTAATCAGTGAGAAGACAGCAGCCTACTGGTGTCAGTCCGTCACTGAGCTGAAGAAGGATTTTCCCAAAAAT GTGGTGATCTCGAGTATAATGTGCAGTTACAACAAAGAAGACTGGACAGAACTAGCCAAGATGGCCGAG GTGTCAGGAGCAGATGCTTTAGAGCTGAACCTGTCCTGTCCTCATGGGATGGGAGAGAGGGGCATGGGACTGGCCTGTGGACAG GATCCAGTGTTGGTGCGTAACATATGCCGGTGGGTGCGTGCAGCCATTTCCATTCCATTTTTTGCCAAACTGACACCAAATGTTACCAATATTGTTGACATCGCCAAAGCTGCCCATGAAG GTGGAGCCAGTGGTGTCACAGCCACCAACACAGTCTCAGGTTTGATGGGACTGAAGGCTGACGGTTCTCCCTGGCCAAGTGTTGGTGGGAGCAAACGCACCACATACGGAGGGGTGTCTG GTAACGCCATCAGACCAATTGCTCTTAAAGCAGTGGCAGCTATTGCCAAGGCAATCCCTGGTTTCCCTATTTTGGCCACTGGGGGTATTGACTCAGCAGAGACTGGACTGCAGTTTCTCCATGCTGGGGCCTCAGTGTTACAG GTGTGTAGTGCAGTTCAGAACCAGGACTTCACTCTGATTGAGGATTACTGTTTGG GTCTGAAAGCCTTGTTGTACCTTAAGAGCCTGGATCTGAAGGACTGGGATGGTCAGTCTCCTCCCACTGAGAGACACCAAAAAGGAAAACCAGTTCCCAAACTGGAAGACCTGGTTGGAAAG AGTCTCCCTAGCTTTGGTCCATACCTCCAGGAGAGGACAGAAGCCATAGCAAAGTACAAGAAACAGCTTAGAGACATTGGTAAAGGTGATTCAGCAGACGCAAACATTAGCCAGAACAACAAGCCCAAAAGACCTGTTCCTGCTGTCAAG GATGTGATAGCCAGAGCGCTGCGCCACATTGGAGCATACCAGGAGCTTGACAACATTGAGCAG GTCCAGGCTCTGATAGATGAAGATATGTGCATCAACTGTGGGAAATGTTACATGACCTGCAATGATTCTGGATACCAG GCTATACAGTTCGACCCAGAGACCCACCTTCCGTTTGTGACTGACAGCTGTACTGGCTGCACTCTGTGCTTCAGTGTCTGTCCAATCATAGACTGCATCCAGATGGTTACCAGGACAACACCTCATGTACCAAAAAGGGGTATTCCCATTAGTCCTATCTGTTAA